Proteins found in one Zea mays cultivar B73 chromosome 1, Zm-B73-REFERENCE-NAM-5.0, whole genome shotgun sequence genomic segment:
- the LOC100282725 gene encoding RNA recognition motif containing protein isoform X1, which yields MQSESEWSQLAYVTFKDSQGADTAVLLSGATIVDRAVIITPAENYQLPPEAHKQLSGANVSTESAVRKAEDVVSSMLAKGFVLSKDALNLARSFDERHNILSNATATVASLDRQYGLSEKISLGRAIVGSKVKEVDERYQVSELTKSALAAAEQKASVAGSAILSNQYVSAGASWLTSAFDMVTKAAGDMTSMAKDKVERAEEERKAIMWEERSGLVSEYAKIHLDEPSSWEPAVLPLESVDEQKLQAV from the exons ATGCAAAG TGAATCTGAATGGTCACAGCTTGCTTATGTCACATTTAAAGACTCACAGGGAGCAGACACTGCTGTTCTTCTCTCG GGGGCAACAATTGTGGATCGTGCTGTCATTATAACTCCTGCTGAGAACTATCAGCTGCCTCCTGAAGCACACAAACAATTATCG GGAGCAAACGTCTCTACTGAATCAGCAGTGAGGAAGGCAGAAGATGTTGTGAGCAGCATGCTGGCCAAGGGCTTCGTCCTCAGCAAAGACGCACTCAACTTGGCGAGATCATTTGACGAGCGTCACAACATCCTATCCAACGCCACTGCCACTGTTGCATCCCTAGACCGCCAGTATGGCCTGAGCGAAAAGATCAGTCTCGGAAGGGCCATTGTCGGCAGCAAGGTCAAGGAGGTGGACGAGCGGTACCAGGTCTCAGAACTCACCAAGTCCGCCTTGGCTGCCGCCGAGCAGAAAGCCAGCGTCGCGGGCTCCGCTATACTGAGCAACCAGTATGTCTCGGCTGGTGCCTCGTGGCTAACAAGCGCGTTCGATATGGTAACGAAGGCAGCGGGCGACATGACCTCGATGGCCAAAGATaaggtggagagggccgaggaggAGAGGAAAGCCATCATGTGGGAGGAGAGGAGTGGGCTGGTCAGCGAGTACGCGAAGATCCATCTTGACGAGCCCTCTTCGTGGGAGCCCGCGGTTCTGCCTCTGGAATCAGTGGACGAGCAGAAGCTCCAAGCTGTCTGA
- the LOC100282725 gene encoding RNA recognition motif containing protein, with protein sequence MEVKTVKVSNLSLNALKREITEFFSFSGDIEYVEMQSESEWSQLAYVTFKDSQGADTAVLLSGATIVDRAVIITPAENYQLPPEAHKQLSGANVSTESAVRKAEDVVSSMLAKGFVLSKDALNLARSFDERHNILSNATATVASLDRQYGLSEKISLGRAIVGSKVKEVDERYQVSELTKSALAAAEQKASVAGSAILSNQYVSAGASWLTSAFDMVTKAAGDMTSMAKDKVERAEEERKAIMWEERSGLVSEYAKIHLDEPSSWEPAVLPLESVDEQKLQAV encoded by the exons ATGGAG GTGAAAACAGTAAAAGTTAGCAATCTTTCATTAAATGCTTTGAAAAGAGAGATCACAGAGTTCTTCAGTTTCTCGGGAGATATAGAATATGTTGAAATGCAAAG TGAATCTGAATGGTCACAGCTTGCTTATGTCACATTTAAAGACTCACAGGGAGCAGACACTGCTGTTCTTCTCTCG GGGGCAACAATTGTGGATCGTGCTGTCATTATAACTCCTGCTGAGAACTATCAGCTGCCTCCTGAAGCACACAAACAATTATCG GGAGCAAACGTCTCTACTGAATCAGCAGTGAGGAAGGCAGAAGATGTTGTGAGCAGCATGCTGGCCAAGGGCTTCGTCCTCAGCAAAGACGCACTCAACTTGGCGAGATCATTTGACGAGCGTCACAACATCCTATCCAACGCCACTGCCACTGTTGCATCCCTAGACCGCCAGTATGGCCTGAGCGAAAAGATCAGTCTCGGAAGGGCCATTGTCGGCAGCAAGGTCAAGGAGGTGGACGAGCGGTACCAGGTCTCAGAACTCACCAAGTCCGCCTTGGCTGCCGCCGAGCAGAAAGCCAGCGTCGCGGGCTCCGCTATACTGAGCAACCAGTATGTCTCGGCTGGTGCCTCGTGGCTAACAAGCGCGTTCGATATGGTAACGAAGGCAGCGGGCGACATGACCTCGATGGCCAAAGATaaggtggagagggccgaggaggAGAGGAAAGCCATCATGTGGGAGGAGAGGAGTGGGCTGGTCAGCGAGTACGCGAAGATCCATCTTGACGAGCCCTCTTCGTGGGAGCCCGCGGTTCTGCCTCTGGAATCAGTGGACGAGCAGAAGCTCCAAGCTGTCTGA